A genomic stretch from Burkholderiales bacterium includes:
- the msrA gene encoding peptide-methionine (S)-S-oxide reductase MsrA — MTEKATFAAGCFWGVEAAFRALDGVINTAVGYAGGIMDKPTYRDVCTGNTGHAEAVQVEYDPDKVSYEQLLNVFWENHDPTTLNRQGPDIGTQYRSAIFYHNPGQQAAATASKNKVQASGRFRRPVVTEIQPAPVFFMAEDYHQQYLEKRGLATCRTH; from the coding sequence ATGACCGAAAAAGCGACGTTCGCGGCGGGCTGTTTCTGGGGCGTGGAAGCGGCGTTTCGCGCTCTCGATGGCGTAATCAACACGGCGGTCGGTTATGCCGGCGGAATAATGGATAAACCCACATACCGCGACGTCTGCACCGGCAACACCGGTCACGCGGAAGCCGTGCAGGTTGAATACGATCCCGACAAGGTTTCCTATGAGCAATTGCTGAATGTGTTCTGGGAAAATCACGATCCGACGACACTGAATCGCCAGGGTCCCGACATCGGGACCCAGTATCGTTCAGCGATTTTCTATCACAATCCCGGGCAGCAAGCCGCGGCTACCGCGTCGAAGAACAAGGTGCAGGCCAGCGGGCGTTTTCGCCGGCCTGTCGTGACCGAAATTCAACCCGCCCCCGTTTTTTTCATGGCTGAGGATTACCACCAGCAATATCTTGAAAAACGCGGGCTCGCAACCTGCCGGACGCATTGA